GActgttttccccattttctgacattttgatcctatttttcctcagtttttgACGTTTTGACtacattttccccatttttttgaccatatttttccccattttcttaTGGTTTAACCctattttcccccattttctgatgttttgacccaatttttccctgttttctcacATTCTGACCCCATTTTCTGACATTTGGACTcaatttttcccattttcccacatctgactgcattttttccctcccccgCACACCCTTTcgccccccgcgccccctcTTCCTGCTGCATTTCCCCCTTTTAGACCCCATTTCTCCCcgttttcctgtgttttgaccccattttgctgttttttgaCGTCTATCCCATTTTCTGATACTTGGACTCCGTTTTCCTCATATAATGATGTTTAGACAACATTTTCCCgcattttctgatgttttgaCTGagtttttccacattttctggCATTTTGATCCAattcttcctcattttctgtaattctgaccccattttccttcattttctgacGGCTGCTTCAGgcattttctcccattttctggCATTTCAGCCCcgtttttccccatttcccgGCATTTTGTCCCcgttttccccctttccccagTGTTTCAGCCCCATCTTTCCCCATTTCCTGACATTTCGTCCCcgtttttccccatttcccgGCGTTTCGTCCCcgtttttccccatttcccgGCGTTTCGTCCCCGTTTTTCCCCGTTTCCCGGTGTTTCGTCCCcgtttttccccatttcccgGCTTTTTCGTCCCCGTTTTTCCCCGTTTCCCGGTGTTTCGTCCCGTTTTTCCCCGTTTCCCGGTGTTTCGTCCCcgtttttccccatttcctgGCGTTTCGTCCCCGTTTTTCCCCGTTTCTCATCGTTTCGTCCCCGTTTTTCCCCGTTTCCCGGCGTTTCGTCCCCGTTTTTCCCCGTTTCCCGGCGTTTCGTCCCCATTTCTCTCCGCTTCCTGACGTTTCCGCGGGTTTTTCCGGCAGGGAACGCGCTGCTGCGGCGCCTGGTGCGCATCGGGGTGTTGGACGAGGGGAAGATGAAGCTCGATTACATCCTGGGGCTGAAGATCGAGGATTTCCTCGAGCGGCGCCTTCAAACCCAGGTCTTCAAACTGGGTTTGGCCAAATCCATCCACCACGCTCGCGTCCTCATCCGGCAGCGCCACATCCGGTGGGTGCCCCGCGGCCCCCACGGCCCCCCCGAACCCACaggggccccccaaaaccccgaGGGACCCCCCGACGCCgcctgagcccccccagacccccacGGGACGCGCTGAGGTCTCGGCAAGGCTCACTGCGGCGACGCCGTACACCTTGCGAAGGGGGGGGGGCCCCACACAGGTAACCCCCCTTCTACCCGGGGGGGGCCACGCGCTGCCACGCACCCCCAGATTGGGGGGGAGCACATTTTTGTCCCCCCTTTCCCCCGTTTtgcccccctttcccccccattttgcccccccttcccccagtTTTGCCCCCCTTTTCACCCAGTTTTGCTCCGTTTTGCCCCCCCGTTCCCCTTCCCCCCGTTTTGCCCCCCTTCCCCGTtttgcccccctcccccagtTTTGCCCCGTTTtgcccccctttccccttcccccctgtTTTtgcccccctttcctccccgtttttgcccccctttttgccccttcccccctttcctcctcccctgtTTCACCACAGACACCCCAAAGAGGATTTTACCCcgtcttcccccccccccccggggttTTGCCCATTTTCCCCatgtttttggggtccccccgaCTTCCTCAAGCCCTGGGGACCCCTTTCACCCACTGCATATTTTTGGGGTGCAATCCTTGAAAACCCATTTTAATCCCCATTTTAGGGACTGGGTCTCCCTGGTTGGGGTTTGAGTGCCTGATGGGAGTCAGAGcaaggattttggggtggtCCCCCGCCATTTTTGGGATCCCCCCACTTCCCCAAGCCCTGGGGACCCCCCTaacccccccatttttggggtgcaatcATTTACTATCTCTTTAATGCCCATTTTAGGGGCTGGGTCTCGCTGGGCTGGCGTTTGGGTGCCTGATGGAGGATTTTTGGGGTGCtaacccccatttttggggtgtcccccccgtTTTTTAGGGTGCGGAAGCAGGTGGTGAACATCCCGTCGTTCATCGTACGCCTCGACTCGCAGAAGCACATCGATTTCTCGCTTCGTTCGCCCTACGGCGGCGGCCGCCCCGGACGCGTCAAGCGCAAGAACGCCAAGAAGGGACAGGGGGGCGCCGGGGGGGGcgaggacgaggaggaggactGAGCTCCCccagatttgggggggggaaccccGAGGGTGAGAAAAagggggggcttggggggctgggagggggtttggggggggaattgggggggtgaattggctggggagggggctgggagggagattgggggggaattgggtggggagggggcttttgggggggctgggagggggtttgagggggaattggaggggttttggggggatgagggggttggggggactTTGGGAGGTCTtgtgggggtggtttgggggtctgggagggggttttgggggtgaagtgggtgggaagggggattggggggactgTTTTCCTTTGGGGGGTTGGGGGCGGTTTTGGGGGCCCCCCATGATGGCAGCACTGGGCGCTGACACCCCCTGACGACgcctgtgccccccccaaagGGTCCTGACAGCCcaggggggtctgagggggccCCAAAAGTGATTTTGGGGGGAGGCAGTGGtggaattttggggtcccctctaacaccccccccccctcctttatTGCAGCtcctggattttggggttccggGGGGggcaaaataaatggaattgCCGAATGGGAGTGTCTttgtggtttgggggggctgtcTGGGGGGGAGGTGAGTTTGGGGGGGATCCCCCAGTTTTTATTTGTGGAGGAAGAGCCGGGCTCCTGTTTTCAGGGGGGGTGGTGtcccagttttgggggggctccatAACATGAGGGGATCCCCAAAATTGGGGGGGGCTCCCCCCTAAATGGAGTCCAGGTAGTGGGTTTTCATGAGGGGACCCCAGTTTTGGGGAGTCCCCAACTTTGCGGTGTTTGGGGGGGAACCCGGGGCGGGGTTGGATTTGGAGGTCTCCCAAAATGGGGTTCAGAGATGGGTGTTGGGGCGAGGACCCCAAAtttgggggagttggggggatCCTCAatggggggggtttggggggggctcccTGAACTTGGGGAGCCCCAAAATCGGGTCCAGAGACCAGGGCTTCTGGGGTGCCCCTAATATTGGGGGGTCCCCAACGGGGGGGGGGTTAAGGAGCATCTGAGGGGGTCACTGAACTTGGGGTTCCCTCAAAAAGGGGTCTCAGATACTGAGTTTTCGGGGGAGACCCGAAAATTGGAAGTGTCCCCAACTCGGGGGAGTTTTGGGGGACCCAGACCCCtcggttttggggggctccCCTCTAAATGGGGTCCCACATACTGCATTTTCAGGGGGGCCACCTAGTGGGGGGCCTCTGAACTTGAGGTCCCCCAAAATGGGCTTCAAGATTTCCTAGGGACACCCCAAaattggggggtttggggtccctcaAAATGGGGTCCAGAGACTGGAGTTTcatgggggggaccccaatattGGGTGGGTCCTTGAACTTGGGGGTCCCCCTAAATGTGGTCCAGACACTGTTttcaggggggatttgggggggtgcCTGAACTTGGGGGTCCCCCAAAATGGGCATCAGAGACcaggggttcgggggggtccCCAATATTGGGGGAGGTCCCCAACTTTTTTTGGAGGGGTTCTCTGAACTTGGGGGACCTCCCAGACCCCTCATTTTGGGCCTGATTCCTGGGCTGTTCGAGGCTCTTTTTGGGGGGGCCCGCCTCCGATgttggggggttctggggggagGGATCCCCATAattgaggttttggggttcccacTCAGCCAAGCGAAGTCGCCTCCGCCACACTCAAGATGGCGGCGGGAGCGCGGCACACCCCCCGGCGTCACGTGACAATGGGGAGAGCGTTGAAGACGTCCCGCCTACTCCGCCTTATCTTTTCCCCACCACACTCAAGATGGCGGCAGTAAAGCCCCGCTACCGGAAGTCCAGTATCACGTGCCAATGCGCCCGCCAATCCGCGCGTGGCCCCGCCCCCCTGGGCTGTTGGCGGGAGACGGAGCTGCgcggggtgaggggggggcgGGGATTGATGGGGGTCGTGAGGGGTTTcgggggtccgggggggggtgtcgtgaggggctgggggggctctgaggggacCCTGAGTCTTGGGGGGCGGAAAGAGAGGCAATGGGGGGGGGTTAGAGCTCTTGAAGGCGTtcgggggctttggggggggtcctggaggggtttgggggggctctgaggggggctagggggggctctgaggggtttGAGAGGGGTTTGtgagggattgggggggtcatgagtggtttgggggggcctgGTGGGACTCTGAGGGGACCCTGAGTCTTGGGGGGGGCTCTGTGGAGTTTGGGGGGGGAGTTGTGAGGGAACGAGGGGGTCACGAAGGGGGGTGaagggggcagagagggaaatgagggGGCCGTGAGGGGTTTTGGGTGGGTTcgggggcttggggggggttcttgggggatgctgaggggtttgggggggctctgagtgGACCTTGAGTCTTGGGGGGGGCAGATAGGGAAGTGGGGGGGCATGAGGGGGTTTaaggggggggttgggggtcctgggggggggtctgaggggacCCTGAGAATTGGGGGGGGACATCATGAGGTTTTTTGAGGGGATCCTGGGGGGGGACTttgaggggtcctggagggttTTGGAGTCTTGGGGGGGGCTCAGAGCAGTTTGGGGGGTCCAGGGTGGGCTCTGAACGGGCTCTGAGTTTTTGTTGgggtggggcagagagggattggggggggtcATGGAGTTttgggggtcggggggggtactgaggggttttggggggggctctgaggggacCCTGAGTCTtggtggggggaagagggaataggggggctctgaggggttttggggggggtagGGGGCTCTGAGTGGCCCCTGAGTCTTTTGGGGAGGGTTAGGGGGATtctggggggggcaggaggtaatgaggggtcttggggggtaCTCCCCCATCATGAGCGGGCCCTGAGGGGTCCCTGTGACTGAAGGAGGGGGTtctttggggggtccccaattccccctcctcccttttctcccccaggATGGAAGGGGGGAAGCGCGTGGGgccggcgggggggggcggtcCCCCCCAGGCCAAGCGGCTGCGGGGGGGGGCGCCGGCAGCCCCCTCCCAGTTTGAGGAGGAACTGGCGCAACTGGAGGAACTGGAGGCCGAGCTGGCGGCggagagggcagaggaggagccccccccgccccccgagAGCCACCAGCCCCTCGGTgagggcagctgtggggcgaaagagggggtgggaggggctatggggcagaataGAGGGGTTATGGGGTGAGagtgggggggtgtgggggggtctatggggcagaataGAGGGGTTATGGGGCgagggggaggtgggggggtctgtggggcagattgggggaggtggggggctggagggggtaGTTATAGGGGAGAAAGCAGGGTTTATGGGGCAGTAAAggggttatggggcaggaggggtgttggggggctggagaagggggtTATGGGGTAGAATGGGGGGGGCAGTAGGGGGTGTTATGGGGCAGAATGAGAgggttggggggcagggggtAGCTTgtgggttgggatggagggTTGTGGAGTGGcactatgggtcgctatgggtcgctgtgggtctgCAGGCAGCCTCTTTGTGGGGGAGGTGAACCCCAAGTGGCGCCGCCCGGCACCCCCCCCGGCGCCCCCCCCCACCCTCTACTTCCTGCAGCTCGACCTCGACCACTACATTGGTgagaccccccaggaaccccaaaatcccccccgggaccccaaaaatcctcccccaggaccccaaaccccacctgggggacacccccccccctcccatCTTAGGACTCTCAaatcccccctgggacccccaaactctCCCCCTGGGACCCTGAACCCACACCCCAGGAcctgacacccccccccccccgccaggACCCTAAAatccccctgggacccccaaatcgccccaggacccccaacacccccctgggaccccaaccTCCCCCTGGGACATGCCTCCCccccacccagggacccccaaaactcaCCCCGGGCCCCCCATATCTCCTGGTATGCCAACCCCCCCGTCCCCCTTggaccccaaaccctccctgggacccccaaccccTACCCTGTGACCTGAACccccccacagacccccaaaactcaccctgggacccccccaaaactctCTCCAACcgcccccgggacccccaaaagtCTCCCCAAgtccctccaggacccccaaatctTCCTCTGGGACCCCAAgtccccccaggacccccaaaattCACCCCGGGACCCACAACCCCTGCCCCAGGATCCCCAAAACCCCGCTGGGACCCCCAACCCCCGTGCCGGGACCCCTgggctgggacccccccaaaactctCCCCAACTCCCCTGGGACCCTCAAATCCCCCCCCAGCGACGCCCCCCATCCCCCCAGACTTCCCCAATGGACTCCCCTGGCCGTGGGGGGAGTCTCTGAACCCaaattttttttgggggggtgtcCCTGAACCCCagctttggggtggggggggtcctgACACGTTCCCCCCCCCAGGGACGCCCCCCCCGGGGCTGCCGGATGCCCCCCCCGGCCCGGCGCCCGTGCTGCGCGTTTTTGGGGTGACAGAGGCCGGCAACAGCGTCTGCCTGCACGTCCATGGCTTCAGCCCCTATTTCTACGTCCTGGGCCCCCCTGGTgagtggggggaccccaaaaatgacccctcccacaccccaaaacctcctctgAAACTCATTCCCCCCCCGAACCCCGAAACTGACCCGGCAGCGTCTGCCTGCACACGCGCGGCTTCAGCCCCCACTTCTACATCCCAACtcccccaaaactgaccccccggcaccccaaaGCTGTCCCCTTGTACCCCAAGACTTCTCTAGAACACCCCagcccaccctgcaccccaaaattgcccccctgaacccccaaactgctccccgaacccccaaactgaCCGGGCAGCGTCTGCCTGCACGTGTGCAGTTTCAGCCTCCAATTTTACGTCCTGGACACCCCCCCAGACTgaccctcagcaccccaaaactgccccctttgcaccccaaaactggcGCCCCCGCACTCCAAAACTTCTCTAgaacccctcagcccccccaccccaaaattGCCCCCTTGAACCCCAAAAGTGCCCCTTCTGAACACTGAAACCGACCCATTGACGTCTGCCTGCCCGTGTGCAGCTTCAGCCCCCGCTTCTACATTCTGGACCCCAAAACAgaccccccgcaccccaaaactgacacCTCCGCACCCTAAAACTGTCCCCTTGCACCCTAAcaccccccgggaccccccaagcccccctgtaccccaaaactgaaccccaaaatccccccctcGACCCAACCGGGCAGTGTCTGCCTGCACATGTGCAGCTTCAGACCCCGATTCTACACCgtggacccccccaaactgccttcttgcaccccaaaacctccctgaaccccaaagctgccccccctgaccccccctttttcttcctgccccCCCAGGCCTGGAGGTGCAGCACCTGGGCGAGCTGCAGCGGGAGCTGGATGCGGC
Above is a genomic segment from Cuculus canorus isolate bCucCan1 chromosome 33, bCucCan1.pri, whole genome shotgun sequence containing:
- the RPS9 gene encoding LOW QUALITY PROTEIN: 40S ribosomal protein S9 (The sequence of the model RefSeq protein was modified relative to this genomic sequence to represent the inferred CDS: deleted 2 bases in 2 codons), with translation MPVARSWVCRKTYVTPRRPFEKSRLDQELKLIGEYGLRNKREVWRVKFTLAKIRKAARELLTLDEKDPRRLFEGNALLRRLVRIGVLDEGKMKLDYILGLKIEDFLERRLQTQVFKLGLAKSIHHARVLIRQRHIRVRKQVVNIPSFIVRLDSQKHIDFSLRSPYGGGRPGRVKRKNAKKGQGGAGGGEDEEED